Genomic window (Erythrolamprus reginae isolate rEryReg1 chromosome 3, rEryReg1.hap1, whole genome shotgun sequence):
CAGCCAacgtctgacaagcaaaatcagtggagAAGCCAGCAGTAAGTTGCAAGTCATGATCACatgatataatttttaaaatggttgCAGGTGAATTGCTTAACAACTCTCATAAGTCAGGCACCGTCATGTGAtgtttcacttaatgactatgTTGCTTAGCAACTCAGTTGTCCCaattatagaatagagtagaattccttattggtcaagtgtgaaggaatttgtcattagtgcatatgctctcagcgtatataaaagaagatacatttgtcaagaatcatgaggtacaacacttaatgattgtcatagagtacaaataagcaatcaggaaacaatgttaatataaatcgtaaggatacaagcaagaagttacagtcatacagtcataggtgggaggagatgggtgataggaacaatgagaagactaatagtaatagtaatgcagccttaacaaccttgacagtggtgagggaattatttgtttagcagagtgatggcattagggaaaattgttcttgtgtctagttgtcttggtgtgcagtgctctagagcgtcgttttgagagtaggagttgaaacaatttatgtgcaAGAtccaaggggtcagtaaatattttcatagcctctttttgatttgtgcaatatacaggtcctcaatggaaggcaggttgacagtaattgttttttctgcagttctgattatcctctgaagtctgtgtctgtcttgttggattgcagaactgaaccagacagttatagaagtgcagatgacagactcaataattcctctgtagaactgtgtcagcagcttcttgggcagtttgagcagaATATAGTTATTGAGTGAGGATAACTTATATTGATTTAGTGGAATGTGGAAGAAACATTCATACATTCTTCTTCATTATTCACATCAAGCTATTCTTTATGCCTATTTTATTTCAAGTGTTATTTGTCTAACTGTTTTCAAATGACTGGAAAACTAAAAAAATGTTATGaatgtacaggtgaaactcaaaaattagaatatcatgcaaaagttcatttatttcagtaatgcaacttaaaagatgaaacataATATGTGATGATTCTTGAGCatatagctcatgaaaaccccaaatccacaatcttagaaaattagaatattacatgcagtcagtaaaacaaggattgtacatagaacaatatcgggcctctgaaaaatataagcatgcatatgcactcagtacttggtttgggccccttttgcaccaattactgcctcaatgcaatgtggcatggatgctattagcctgtggcattgctgagatgttatggaagaccaggatgcttcaatagcagccttcagttcttctgcattgtttggtctcatgtctctcatctttctcttggcaattccCCATACAttttctatggggttcaggtcagatgAGTGCTGGCCAACCAAGTACAGTAACCCcatggtgcttttggcagtgtgggcaggtgccatgtcctgctggaaaatgaagtcagcatccccataaagctagtctttggaaggaagcatgaagtgctccaaaatctcctggtagatggctatgttgatcctggacttaatgaagcacattgGACCAACACCAGCATATTGacctggctccccaaatcaacacagactgtgcaaacttttgcatctcatttggaaactaaggacccagaatatggaggaaggatggataggcacacactgcaagatgcttgaagtccaatgtgaagtttccacagtctgtgttgatttggggagccatgtcatctgctgcgAATGCTGACTGTacaccataatcatcacaattacaacaaatcatggcttgaactatcttgccttgcttGTAATGAGTCCGTCAAATATTACGTTTCACTTTttaaagttgcattactgaaataaatgagcttttgcacgatattctaattttttgagttttacctgtATTTCTAAGTAAGTAATATCAACCAGCATCCCATGCCATATTCTGTTAGGTTTAAGCACTATAAATATTATAGATTCCAACATTAGTATATGTCATCTGACATATTTTGCAGATAAATTGCTGTTGGGGGTCCAAATAGCACCAGAAATATGAAGACCTGGATTTTTAAGATAAATAACAACTGTATTATGCAGTAAACTGAGGAAAAACTGGGGGGGAAATATTCCtagtaataaatattattttcctaaTATGgtataaattctttaaaaatgtagGCATGTTCATGATCTTTTCCTGCTCAGGTATTTTATATAATGAGCAACTTTGctccacaaatatattaaaaatagataTGAAGGAATAAACATCACTCTAAAATATTTCGTCTAATATTTGGATTTCTCTGGCCCTTATATTTTTCATAATTCCTTAACTTGTGAAGAATTCTAGGGAACTGAAACTTTCTATGTTACTTTGTGTTACTTTTTAAAAGTGGTTCTTGTATTTCTACAATAAGTCTGAATTCTACACatgatctattttttttctacttcTTCCTAGTATCCTTAAAGTGGATGACTTTACAGCCCAACTATTTAAAATTTACAAGCAGGTTTTGGATGAAGGAATTGCTCAGGTATTTCATAAAAGCTGTTAAAACTGCTGATTTATTTCAAAAATATGTCATCCTTACAGCATCAAACTtaaaaatatcaataataatGAAGACTCACCCCAATGTCACTGACAGTTCATTGTGAAATGAGCAGCTACATAAATATGAGAAATAAATGGATGTTCTAGACATTTGTTAAATACAATCTTGGACCTCAAGGAAACCTAACCCTAGGTAACTGCCCTactgacaattttttttcttttggcccTACTAAATACCTTAACAGGTagcccacacccctaattcaatgcctgggagggtgaaaacagcttccccattcCCCGGAGGCCGTCctgaggctggaaacagcttgtttcccaacttctggtgggtccagtaggttcgtgttttgccctccccaggctccaaaggcttccctggagcagagggagggtaaaaatgccctcccaaccccaccccaaggctctctggaagccaaaaatgccctcccagagcctctgtgcaagccaaaaatcagctggtaggcacacacatgaacgttggagctgaactagggcaacagcttgtgtgccagcagatatgattccacgtaccacctgtggcacccatgccataggttcgccatcactgttctaggggaaCGTACCTAAACGTTATCTTGTCAGGCAATCCCTATCATAACAGAGGGCAGGTagatctcacttaacaacaataatTTCTGCTGCAAAGTTATGCAGTCATAAAACATGACCTTACATGACTATGCCATGTAGTGATTGCAGTTCTGACTGTTCCCAATTAGCATTAAGTGAATCACGGACAATTAAATGAGAACCTTATAAGATTGCAATTTCTGATTTACTACCGACTTctccaatgactttgcttgtaagaagcCAGCAGGGAAGGTTCTAAAATGCAGTCAAGTGaccctggtcttccataacacctcagcaatgccacaggctgatagcttccatgccacgccaccttgaggcagtaattgctgcgtAGGGGCCCCAaatcaagtactgagtacatatgcatggttattcttttcagaagtccaatattgttctatgcacaatctttgttttattgattgcatgtaatattctaattttcggAGATTGTagatttggagttttcatgagctgtatcccataatcatcacagtTATGGCAAATCATGGCTCAACTATCttactttgcatgtaatgagtctctctcgtagattagtttcaccttttaagttgcattactaaaataaattaatgtttgCAGGATATTCAGGGtaaccgctccgagtctacagagaggggtggcattcaaatctaataaattattattattattattattattattattattattattattattattattactgctgtcATGTGGATTATATTATGTTAAGTGCTCAATAAACTGAGGTACAAATTGATGTTTGATGAATAATAATGTAGAGTAGATATCCTTTTGGAGTACTTGGAATACTTGCCACTATAGTTTCTGTTATAAGGGCAAGTTTCTGTCTTACTTCTGTTTCTATCTTACTTAGCCATTGGTTTTAGGAATCAATCGCTCTGATTACATGTTTGACCATGGCGCAGATGGTTCTCCAGCTCTAAAACAAGTAGAGATAAATACCATTGCAGCAAGCTTTGGAGGTCTCACATCTCGAACCACTACAGTACACCGGTAAGTTTGCCATTTGCGTTCTTTCACTGTGTATGATTTTAGCATACACAGCAAAGTTGCTGTGAATTCCACTTTGCTTTGCTTGCTTGTATTTATTCAGGCTGTTTCTATTCTGTAATAGGGATGGCTTAAAGCTatgtaaaatgctgaagatttGCCCTTTACATTTTGTGATTTCATCCAGCAAGGTTTCAATTCTTATTTGAAGGCTACTTAAAAATACCATGTATCATTAAGATTTTGGCTGGCTCAGATAGAGCAGAAGCACATGGGAAAAGGATAGTTGAAATGCCTTAGCCAAGGTCCATCTGAGAATGTAAACTACCTATGTCCATCGTTTGAATAATCATCCACTCTCATCCTCTTGGCCTTGAAAGAGCTTCAAAACCTGGCTCTATCATTTGGCCTGAGGCTCTGAAGGGGGTGTTCCATGCTGGAGGTGGTTAGTGGACGAGGAGGAAAATCCCCCACCAGcccattgaaatttgttttttatttaatctgtgtatttaatgttttaatgttttgcaCTTGCTTTTTGATTTGGTGAGCTATCCAGAATCACTTGACAGAGAGatgggtggtatataaatttaataaataaatcaaaacatgAATCCAAAGCTGCCCCCTTCTCATCTATGCAACAACCTACTTGTGAGCTCATTGTTCATCCAGTATATTAAGCACCATAGCAGAAGCCCTTTTTCTTGATATATTCCCACTGCAAGTGCAAAGGCATCAGCATAAAATTCTGAATCCTTCTAACGATCGATATCATAGCAAGGATTCTCTATGCTTacttgtttttattaaaaataagaaagctgagTTTCTTCAAAATCTTCATCTGAATTTTGCTGGATTTGTAAGCTGCAGTTTAAAAAGACAGTTTCAATACAATGGAGTACAAGTAGCTCATGCTTGAACTACGgagtccttagtgctctctgaagTTGGTTTTgtgcttgcaaatgtttcattatccaactaggtaacaatGTGAGTGAGTGAAgagtttgttttctgtttatatACTGTAGCTTGCCCTGCCATTTTGATGGGTTGTGGTTTTCTCCTTGATAAAACCTGTTATCAAGTTTAGAATGTATTTTATAATGATATTTATTAATGGCACCCTTGAATAAATTGATGCTTTGACCACAAAATATATGGCAATGATAATCTTTCCATGTTTACTTTAATTTTGCAAGTGAAAATGTTTTGTATATACTCATGTATATACTCATGAAGGATTTTTAGAATATATGTTTCAGAAAATGATTAGGTCTTTTATGTCTTTATAGCTTTGTTCTAGGAGTTGTGTATTCTCAATCTTTTATGACTTCTGTATCTATGTTTCCCAATCATAGGCATGTGCTGAATGTTTTGGGGAAATCAAAGGAAGCCTCAAAATTGCTTTCCAATAATCCATCAAAAGGAATTGCTATGGGCATTGCAAGAACTTGGGAACTCTACAGCTCAGATAGGTAAGATAAGCGGCCTGTAAAATATCTGCATagctgtgcattttatttttatgaataagTGTTTCTCTGAGACAGAGAAGTCATGCTTCTAGGTTTAGGGTAATTGAAGGGACATAAAGCACACTCATTCTGCCTAATCTCAGCAGATGGGCAGAAAGAATTAGCAATTCCTCAAAAAACCTGGCCCTATGTCATGCAATCTCAAATTGTACCTGGAAGCCATTTAGTAACCAGTGCAGTTTGCAAAGCAGTAAATGTCAACTACTTTGGGTGCATCATAGCACACTAATTAATGCCAACTTTACCATATTTTGGACCAGCTGCAGCCTCCACatggtcttcaagggcagcccacTTTAGGATTCCTTTCAATATCcacaaatagtaatagtagtgatcTCTGAAACCatgataaaagcaataaaatCTAAAGGCAGCAAGTAGAATATTAGTAGAACATTAACAGAAGACTATGCCATGAGCTTCAAAACAGTTAGTGGAAATAAGAGAAAGTGGAGTGAGGCCATATAGTATTTACTGTATGTAAAGGATAGACATTCATATTGTAAGTAAAAAGACAAATAGGAGACCATCCAAATagcctagagcaggggtatcaactcaaggcctgtggactGGATGCAGCCTGTAgaatgcttaaatctggcccatggcGCCAGCCTGGAAATCtcaaaggaccagcccacagtgcctctgccagccaaaatggccCATAAGGGGGGACATATGTGGTCCTGTGTGGCTCATTTTCTGCCTCCCTGGCCTCCTGAAGTACTCTGCCATCCAAAAACAGAAGACCTTACATACTGTAGGTCCATTTAATCTACAATCAGCATTATATAATTGACAGCTGTTTCTATTTACAATCCTGGAAATTTACCTCTGCTGTTAGATCTTCAATTATCATATTATTTatgctattgtatttttattattagtgagataataaaaatgcaatagtATAAATTGCTTTTCTGACTGGAAAAGCAATTTACTATTAAAAAATAGGgtataaatttagaaataaaaagtTTGAGTATGAAGAATAAGTAATAAATCTTTGCCAGTAATATCTGGTAGACGAGATAGGAAAATGGTTATAGTAAAAGAAgtgtgaaaaagaaagaagagaaaagtaaAAATGCATTTTGAGCCTGTGTCAAACATTTTTGTATTtcaaaattataatattttaattaatgcaATTACTACATAATGCATTTTTATTTCAGAGCAGTGGTGATGTTTCTGGTTGAAGAAGCTCAGAGAAATATTTTTGACCAGCGTTGTATAGAAAATGAACTATGGAAAAGGTAACAGTCTCATATAATTAGGATCAACATGCTATTTAATGTTGTgcttggctctgggccagttcctgcaacggggaatttggatgttggcttaggaaaGTCCTCAGGtacccagagacttgtcttactgccatcagcttctgaccgtgaggattccttgccaaggtcagactctggggaagaataagaataagatagAGAAAttgatgcagccagcccattagttaatgactccATTAGTGGGTCATTGGACTCGAaggaggaggatcggtggatagatgccagaatgtgcaggctcatggctagaaaggaccaactgcacaggtattgtcggagataagggagaacacctgtggctgaggcaattaggctagtggggttgctgataaattaccagcgttgcagagagcgcatgtgggagtttatctgtttggagaaggaTCCGTCGTGTTTGCTttactttcacagactttttgggatttcacagctaagtaaatcttgtgtcTCACTAAGTACCCATACTAAAAGAAAGATTGCTAAATTTTTGTCTCTCAaagctttcaaggactgttatctgtgtgtgagctaatttgctcagtttaaagtatgtgtgcacagctttattttggataaactgcatttctgtttactttataacagcgtgtgtgtttgaatttacatttctgacttaattggggcttgtaatgtgaagcccggcataacacttaATAGTAGTGCTAGGCAAAATATCTTAAACTGAATGTTTCAAATTTGAAATAAGTGTTTTGAGTTTGAAACAATTCCTTTTTCTGCTGtagaaacactttttaaaatttctcagtCCTGCTTTTGTACTTGAAACAGCTGTTTTACATTTAAGGTGGGAATGCTTTTTGCAATTGAAATAGTATATTTCAAATGTGGATGCTTGTATATATCTTTGCTATTAAATTAATTCCATAAGAGCTTAGATGATTAATATTTGgttccttaaaatatattttgaagatAAATGTTCAAATTTTAAAACTGTTAAAACAAGTTTGAGAAACTCATAGCTTCATGCAACGTCTAAACCATTTTTTTGGTAGCTCCAGGAATTATGCTGTGAAATGAGGGAAATAACCCTCTAAGTAACgaactttttaaaagtaaataaataaggcaacAACTAATATCCATCTCTTCCAAAATCTCAGGCATGTTCATTTTAATAACTTCACTGTCTTATTATACATAGCAGTTCTCTGctgctcataataataataaaagtatggCCTATGACCAAGACCATTTATTTTCTTgtgaaaaatacaaatatagtTTGCTCTCATCTTCTTCCTTGATTCTTCCTTTATTCATTCATCGCTTCCTTGAGTCCCAGAATTTTAACTGTTTTCTATCCTGGGAGATTCTCACTTCATTGCAAAGAGCAATTTCATTTTCCAGCTTGAATTCTGCCATTTGTTTTTTCCAGTTTCAAAATAACAAAATGGTATGCTTTGTGATGCTAATGCATAGAACATATAGATTTTATTaataaagaaaggaagatgaCATTATATGACACTTCTCAGCTACCAGGACCTCCATAATCCAATagagaatcagccttctccaggtcctgtcagctagacaatgttgcctggcgagATCTAGGGAAAGAAttttctctgtagtggccccggccctgtggaactaTCTccagatttgtactgccccccccctccttccacaAGAGGTtaaaagacccatctttgccgaaAGGCTTAGGGCTACTAAGACCCAACATCTAGCCTCCAGCCGATGAATTGAATTTATGTCTGATTGTTTGAATGTGAATTATTGGTTTTTAAGATACTGGGGTTTTACTgtgttttaaatttagatttctacatattgtgtattactttgttgtgagcacCCCCTGAGTCTGAAGAATAGGACGGCGtagaagcaaacaaataaacaaattaacaaacagTTAGTAGCTGAATGTAGCCATTGGAATACCAGTGCTGCCACATGGCCATGTAACTTCCTCCTCAGCAGCTCTGGCTCAGAGCTTAACCAAAACATTGTTTTATGTTAGTCCAGTTCATATTGGATGCCTACTACAGAAAATAGTAGTCATCTGAAGTTTAAGAGAAAAGCCTATCGGTTTTCTACATCTTAAGATAACATTGTCAAATTAATGTGTTATAATCAACATGTCAGAGTCAACCCACACTGCTAGGCTTGCCAGGCTATCACTTTCCCAACCAAGCTTATCCTGATCCTATTGTGAAACCTTTCCAAGTAAATAAAAAGATTTTGAACTCTTGCCGAAGAAAAAATGAAGGTCAAATGAAACTTAACCCAATAATAGGCATATTTATATGTTATCAAATGAATCATATTAATAATCTATAGATTATTAAATTAGATAATAGATTTGTGTTAAGAGGAGGCACTCTGTCCCTCAACATAACACAAATGTCTTCTCCTTGACCCAGTAATTCTAAAAGATAAATGGGGTCAGATTTACCTTCACAGAAGCTGTTCTGATTCTTCATCAGCAATCTTCCTTTTAGTATGGGTACTTAGTGAGGAAAACATGTTATCTTTTCCATATAAAATGGAAGCCCTTTTTTACTTGAAAGCACTTGATTTCTATTGAAAATTCCAATTCTCCTTGTCTTTCTTGCACCCTAAGGAATATCAAGGTGATCCGAAAAAGTTTTAAAGATgtgtttgaaaaagcatctttggacagTGAAAAGAAACTATATATGTAAGTAATGTCCATAGGCTGCAGCTGAATTTTGTGAAACCATAGTGGTAATACAATATATTAATTATCTTAGGTGAAAACTTGCCTACATCCAGCCTCTAATGTCATTTTAGAAAAGCTTTGTTGAGTCAAAGTAGTAATTCTCCCACAACATATTAGCTTGTTTGGCATGAAAAAACAGGTTTCTTTGCAGTGTCATATGTGAGCTTCATTTTCATATAACTGTAGCGTTTGAGCAAGACAAAATATTTGTGCTGCATTTGTCAAAAAAAATAGTATCaggtaccttgtcttatgaacttaattggttccaggacgaggttcataaggtgaaaagttcgtaagacaaaacaatgtttcccataggaatcaatgaaaaagcgattaatgtgtggaagcccaaaattcactccttttgccagccgaagcacccgtttttacgctgctgggattcccctgaggctcccctccatgggaaaccccacctccggacttccgtgtttttgcgatactgcagaggaatcccagcatcacaaaaatgggtgctttgctggcaacagaagtctggaggtggggtttcccaaagagggaagcctcagcaaaatcgcagcattttctgggattctcctgcagcattgcaaaaaagcggaagtccagaggtggggtttcccatggaggggagcctcaggggaatcccagcagtgcaaaagcgggcacttcactggcaatggaaggtccggaggtggggtttcccaacaaggggagccttcgcctggcaacggaagtccgaagacggggcatcccagcagcggcggagggttcgtaaggtaaaaatagttcggaagaagaggcaaaaaaatcttaagccccaggttcgtatctcgaaaagttcgtatgacgagggattCGTAAGACGTGgaatcactgtatttgaaaatgtTCACATGACCAccagaatataaattaaaattatttttaactgAGTACatgaaataaatttttaaataagTAGCTAATGAATGGCTAAATTAGTACTGATGGAAATAGAATTCATTCAAGGAATTAAGTAAATGACATCCTGGTTACTATTAAAGCAGTTCAATCCTTAACACATTTGGTTGTGTCTTAATTCACTGAAAGGTTGGAAATCAGTTATTAAATCAGCAAAACTATAAAAGTATGACCTGTTTGATAATGCAGATTTTACAGTAATTGAATGTAATGTTTTTGAAAATGTAATCAAAGCATTCAAAATTAATAGAAATCTACTTTGGAGTAATGGAATGTATTGCACAGTTGGTGTGTGGGTGATAGAGGGGGAGTGGGGAAGAGAAGACTTGAGAAATGAAGAAAAGTACTTACACTTTTGCTCTCTGTTTCAGAGATGGGGAGGAAGTAGCAGTGGTATATTACAGGGAAGGCTATATGCCAACAAGTTATAACGAACAGGTTAGTATTGTAATGATCTTTGGCAGCTGGCATAAGGTATATGATTTACTTTAAGGaccattttattatatatttcagAATGAACCTCAACAATCTcaattatataataattaaatagaaGTAATGCAGAAGTCTTGTATACATTTAAAGTGAaattattctaaatattttctgagtctttggagaggggcggcatacaaatctaataaattattattattattattattattattattattattattattattattatatagagtTGGATCCATGAGCTGTGAAATAAATTCACTGAAAATTATTCAGTTCTTCCTATGATAGTTGGTTGTTTTTTCTAAAGTAATTTCAATAGTTCATTGCCATTTCAAAAACATTGCTAAGATGTTCATGTGACTTCATTTCTAAATTATTCAGAAAACAATGATAAAGTTCTGAAGTGATTTCAGGAGTGTGGAAGAATTACTTTGTAAGTTTAATGACAGTGGTACTTTTGGCTACATCAAATGCAGGTTATTTCagtgggtaaagaaatatttttgttaatgTGAAGGTTTATTCTCATGAGCTTGGAGAACAAATCTCTGAAGCTTCACCTTCATCCTACACCCAAACTACAGATATTTGTGACTATTGCAAATAAATTTTTATGCATAACTTTTTCTAATATTCAGGTACCCAGACGGTTGTGTTCCTTTTCACACGATTAAATAGTAGTAATATACATAATTTTATCAATTTTTGTACTAAAAGATGCTATAGAAGTGTGCTATTTTTTCTTTAGTCCTGCAGTTTTCATGGATTAAGTTTTTATTTAGTAAGTTTATTGCACGAGATGCAGATGCAAGGGGGAGAAAGAACATATAAGTTTCCTCAACTGCATGATATACAATTGTACAATGTCCTAAATGTTATATGTTACAAAAGAATATGCACTGAGAGATCTTGTTTGTTTTAAGAACTGGGAGGCACGGTTATTGCTGGAAAAGTCCAGAGCAGTTAAGTGTCCTGATATAGCTACACAGCTGGTTGGAACCAAAAAAGTTCAGCAGGAGCTCAGCCGACCAGGAGTCCTGGAAAGATTCTTGCCAAATGAACCAGAAGCAGTGGCTCAATTGAGAGCAACATTCACAGGTCTCTATTCCTTGGAAATGGTAAGTAGCAATGTGTTAGAAATTGTATGTATTAGAAATTTTATTGTTAAAAGCCAAAATGAAGCATTTGCTATGGctactttgcaacagtcttcTTTTCCTCAAGGATGAAGAGGGTGATAAGATGGTTGCCATTGCTATTGCTGACCCAGATCGATTTGTGTTAAAACCACAAAGGGAAGGAGGAGGTAATTATTTGCTGGGCTTGTATAATGGAAGttctaataatttattttttaatcataATGTTCTGGTTCTAAAACCACGTAGCCACTTAAATCATCAGATATCTAAGTTAAGAGTTATACAGTAGTGGTTTAAATATGTTCAGAATCAGAATTTCAGCTGCAGAATCTAGTAATTTTCAAAATCTGCAATATCTTCATTGCAAATAAAAGTCTGaacagtagagaagagtagagctGTTTAGGTATTCTGCTTAAAAGTTACATAAAACTTATGAATGCCATGTTTACAATAGAACCTTTTTTGTACTCAATGTTCATATAATGCAAATATCTGCAGAGAAGACAGCTTAAACATATACAATCAAATATGTAGAAATGTCTGTGCAGTTTACAACTCCAATGCAGTTTGAGACTGCATGCATTCCCCTCTGTATGCAGAAAAGTTCATTATATGCACATCTCTTTCAGTAGTCCAATAGCAAGGCTATGGATGTCAGCTTCCCTTGTCTGTTAATTCTTAAATACAgtttatttgtatattttgttttaaagttaCAGTTTATTTATACAATTTCAGTTAACCTCCTGAATATGGCTAatattaagtagaaaatgttgatttctttttaaatattttgtatatttaacaGTCACAATTATCTCTAACTTGGTGACTCTAAAAACTTCTAAAGAATGAGAATGTTGCTTGCTGATAGTTTAAGTAAAGGATAATTCTGTTACAAGGCTGAAAGTATTTAGTTATTCcataattattattaaactaCAGAAAATCTAGCAACTAAGCAATAAAGAGGCATTCCGCTATGAAGTTATCTTCCACAAATCCTacaaaaatgttctttataatatcacacatacacatgcTGTGCTGTATAGTTTTGGGGAGAAATGCAAATCTGCCCATGTAAAACGTTGCTAATTATAGGAAacaatttctctttatttatcCTTTCTACTTATCCTTCATTTTTTGATATTGCTGGATGGGAGAAGAACCTTACATACAAATTAGCACATTTCTTTTGTGTAATATTAACTTCTATTGCATTTCCAGGGAATAATCTCTATGGAGATGAGCTC
Coding sequences:
- the GSS gene encoding glutathione synthetase isoform X2, which codes for MLSFTEIFAMISLWKDVLENVQLIQYVAPIAIDVALLEGVLMRTKDDPNASDVVNFAPFTLFPSPVPKNLLEQAYSIQQYFNLLVDKVSQDTEFLEYTLASILKVDDFTAQLFKIYKQVLDEGIAQPLVLGINRSDYMFDHGADGSPALKQVEINTIAASFGGLTSRTTTVHRHVLNVLGKSKEASKLLSNNPSKGIAMGIARTWELYSSDRAVVMFLVEEAQRNIFDQRCIENELWKRNIKVIRKSFKDVFEKASLDSEKKLYIDGEEVAVVYYREGYMPTSYNEQNWEARLLLEKSRAVKCPDIATQLVGTKKVQQELSRPGVLERFLPNEPEAVAQLRATFTGLYSLEMDEEGDKMVAIAIADPDRFVLKPQREGGGNNLYGDELKQVLEKIKDSSERTSYILMDKIKALPTLNYLLRAHCPLKISECVSELGIFGVYIRHGQKFVMNKHVGHLLRTKAMEHADGGVAAGVAVLDTPYVI
- the GSS gene encoding glutathione synthetase isoform X3, with the translated sequence MISLWKDVLENVQLIQYVAPIAIDVALLEGVLMRTKDDPNASDVVNFAPFTLFPSPVPKNLLEQAYSIQQYFNLLVDKVSQDTEFLEYTLASILKVDDFTAQLFKIYKQVLDEGIAQPLVLGINRSDYMFDHGADGSPALKQVEINTIAASFGGLTSRTTTVHRHVLNVLGKSKEASKLLSNNPSKGIAMGIARTWELYSSDRAVVMFLVEEAQRNIFDQRCIENELWKRNIKVIRKSFKDVFEKASLDSEKKLYIDGEEVAVVYYREGYMPTSYNEQNWEARLLLEKSRAVKCPDIATQLVGTKKVQQELSRPGVLERFLPNEPEAVAQLRATFTGLYSLEMDEEGDKMVAIAIADPDRFVLKPQREGGGNNLYGDELKQVLEKIKDSSERTSYILMDKIKALPTLNYLLRAHCPLKISECVSELGIFGVYIRHGQKFVMNKHVGHLLRTKAMEHADGGVAAGVAVLDTPYVI
- the GSS gene encoding glutathione synthetase isoform X1; its protein translation is MSPVFKWFHRHLNPQKGCGVLVSIGALRRGCSGRRLSSPIGREKWEDPVVPVNPQLFSVFAMISLWKDVLENVQLIQYVAPIAIDVALLEGVLMRTKDDPNASDVVNFAPFTLFPSPVPKNLLEQAYSIQQYFNLLVDKVSQDTEFLEYTLASILKVDDFTAQLFKIYKQVLDEGIAQPLVLGINRSDYMFDHGADGSPALKQVEINTIAASFGGLTSRTTTVHRHVLNVLGKSKEASKLLSNNPSKGIAMGIARTWELYSSDRAVVMFLVEEAQRNIFDQRCIENELWKRNIKVIRKSFKDVFEKASLDSEKKLYIDGEEVAVVYYREGYMPTSYNEQNWEARLLLEKSRAVKCPDIATQLVGTKKVQQELSRPGVLERFLPNEPEAVAQLRATFTGLYSLEMDEEGDKMVAIAIADPDRFVLKPQREGGGNNLYGDELKQVLEKIKDSSERTSYILMDKIKALPTLNYLLRAHCPLKISECVSELGIFGVYIRHGQKFVMNKHVGHLLRTKAMEHADGGVAAGVAVLDTPYVI